The following is a genomic window from Solanum stenotomum isolate F172 chromosome 4, ASM1918654v1, whole genome shotgun sequence.
TGAGAAGGGTGATTGTGCTTCCCTCCGCAACAACATAGTTGCAGTGATGGCAGATTTCTGTGTACGGTATACTGCTCTAGTCGACTGGTGAGTCCATTTGTATTCATAAGCATGTCTATAGCAGCTTGCACAGATCGTTTTCCCTGACATAATTTTTATGTGCAATTCTTAATAAAAAAGTTACCTATCAAAAATCACCAAGTGCCTACGTGATCCATGTGAACTTGTTAGAAGGCAGACATTTATACTACTATCCAGACTATTGCAGGTACACTCCTGAAGTCATTCTCTTTCTAAATTTTATGCAAGATCTTGATATTGCTTTGGTTAACTGTCATCTGTCTTTTCTTGTACTCAGAGAGACTATGTCAAGTGGAGAGGAGTGCTTTTCCTTCGGTTCCTGTTATCTCTTGTTGATGAATCAGAGACGATTAGACAATTGGCTGATTTTCTATTTGGAAATATATTAAAAGGTTGTATCTCCGTAAACTTAGCAATTGAAAGTATATTTTGCATGCGAAGCTTATTATTCCCTTTTTGCAATTTCTCTGCAGCCAAAGCACCACTTTTGGCCTATAACAGTTTTGTAGAAGCCATATTTGTGCTGAATGACTGCAATGCTCATACTGGATCCAGTAATCCTCAGAATTCACGAAATGAGACCCGGATCTTTTCTATACGGTAATAATGTTATTGTCTATTGTCATTATCTGGTCAGTAACAAGAAACTCTTCTAACTTTAGCTATTGTACAGAGGAAATGATGAGAAGTCTAGGTCTTCAAGAATGCACATATATGTGAAATTGCTAAAACAAATGGCTCCAGAACACCTACTAGCCACATTTGCCAAAATATGTGCAGAGATCCTTGCTGCTGCATCTGATGGTTTGCTTAATATCGAGGATGCAACTGGACAGTCTGTTCTTCAGGTACCGATTCCTAACCAATCATCTCAGCTCCCAAAAATGGGAAAACGATAAGGACTTCTTATAAGGTTTATTAGGGGTTACTATCAGTATTTATTGCTGAAGGGTAGTTCCTAAAAGCATCTGTTGTTCCAGAACAGAAGATTGCTTAAAATGCTTAAACCAACCTACATATAGCTTCAAGGTGAAGTGAAAAAAAGGGTAGTAGTGCATCTCAACTAAAACCATAGTCCGTGGATTTCCTTAATGTTGGACTACTATAGAAGATTGCCTTGTGTTCACCAAGCAGTGAGCTTTAAACTCATGGTTTTGTGTGAGGATTACGAGGATTCCTTCACCGGTTGGAGAAATTTGTTGGTTAATCAACTTGTTTTGGCACTTATATTGAATTCTATTATGATCAGGACGCATTCCAAGTTCTTTCTAGTAAGGAGATCCGAATTTCCACTAGCCGTGGATCCACCACAGAATCAGCAGATGTGGAAGAAGAAGGGGCAGATGGAGGAGCATCCTCAGCAGCAAAGGGAAGAGCAATAACACAAGCAGTCAAGAAAAGCTTAATCCAGAATACGATCCCGATTTTTATCGAGTTAAAACGCCTACTAGAGAGCAAAAACAGTCCTCTCactggttctctcatggaatgCCTTAGGAACCTCCTCAAGGATTACAAGAATGagattgatgacatgttgattGCTGATAAGCAACTCCAGAAAGAGCTCATTTACGACATGCAAAAATACGAATCAATGAAGGCAAAGTCAGTTGCTGCTGAGGCAGTTGCAACCATGCAAAGACCAGATCTTTATCGGTCACCAAGTAATCCTACAACTTCAAGCTTCATGAACAAGAAATCTGATGAGGCCAATACAAAAATAGCTTCAGCCATGGCAGATGCAGTGGCAGCTGTCGCAGCTCGGTCAGTGCTCAGGGAAGTCAATAGAGGAACATCAACACCACCACTTAGTGCAATGAAGGCACCTAGGCTCAAGTCTCATTCAGGTGGAGCATTAAGCAGAGGAGACAAGCCTCCTGAAGTGATTGAGTCTCTAAGGAGAAGGCAAAACTTCGATTCTGATGACGAAAATTGATTCCTTCcattatcatatcatatatcatatatcatatatcatatcatcatatattattataagtggaaAGCGAAGCTCCTAACctcaaagttgaattaccattttgcccttcacttaaatattttttctattttttaaaacataaaaaatgtaaaagtatATTCTACTAAATAATTAGATAATAAACTTTAAAGTAATAAAGATATAATGGAAGATAAAAAGTCATTCAAATAAATGAAGTCCAAACATTTCAAAACAtctcttatttaattttaagttaaagaatttgaagagtttccattgataaaattatatacatGATTTTTCCCACAAAATACATTATTTTGCTGTCTTCTCATTTTGGGTGACAATAGCATGTGAGTTGATTTATCTCACAAAATTATACTTCTAATTTTTCATGTTTCTCTTGATCAAtaaattttagttatatatgtatatagatAGAACTCATATTATAGGTTTTGTTTTATGCTTTAGTcgaaattttatgtttttaacaCAACAAGTGAGAAATAATTCTAGAGAGTTTTTTGTTTGGACAAAAAGTTTGCTCAACATTCATGAGGTAAAACAAACCTATTTGTGTGAGAAAGAATCGTGCCCAACCACACGAGGACTGTGTCGTTGAGGTGATTGTCTCCTAAATCAAGAACATCGAGTTGCTTGCAATTGGTCAAGGATCGTGGGATTTTCCCCTCCGGCTTATTGCCATGAAAGTTGAAGCTTTTGAGTGCACTTCCAATTCTAAAAGTAAGAGTCCCTGAAAGGGTGTTGTGGTGCATATCCAGAACCTCGAGGCCACTGTTATTATCCAAACATTGAGGAATTGCCCCCTTTAAGTTGTTTCTAGCCAAATCAAGCATTACCAGTGATGTCAAATTGCAAATAGATAAAGGAATTTCTATATGGGTAGAACGTGACATTGTCATATACATGTACGAAATGATCATTTTGTTCCAGATAGAACGTGACATTGTCATATACATGTACGAAATGACATTGTCACCTGTACACTTTATGTTGCATTTTGTACAACTATTTGCTGCTGTGTTGGTCCTAGCCCTGATTTGGCTTATAAATAtgggtaatatatatataataaaataaaataattaaaaaaaataattatcgtCGTCAAATATACGACTCTTTCACTGATGTGGCGCGTGTGAATTGGTCCGACTATAAAGACCGCAAATCTGCTCACATCTCTCATTTTTTGCGACTCTCAAAATCTCCTCTTTCTCTGCTCGCCGTCCGGTCGGTCAGTCGTCTCTTTCGATTTCACTTCCGGTAGCAGGTGAGTAGTTTCCGAGCAGCTATTACAGTTTTTTCCGATCAACGTTTTTGTGGAATTTTCAGATGAGATTCGTTTGCGATTCAATTTCATGAAACTCAAGCTCTAAGTTTCAATATTTTATGGATTATGTTTTTTTGCTTGAttatgtgtttatatatatatgaatttgagaAATTGGTTGGATGTTTTCCTAATTAAGAAATTGAATTGCGATCGAGGCTCCTTCGTGTGTTTATCGTGATCTCTAGTGTAAATACAGTTATTGACAGTTCTTAGCCtttttttagttacatatttcatTGATTTTTGCTTCATTACATGTTTATATGTGAAGTTGAGCAATTAGTTGGGTATTTTCGGCATTAGGAATGTTGAATTGAGATCCTGCTCCATTGTGTATCTGATTCCTAGTAGAACAAATATTTTTCAGTAGAGCATTTGGTTGGATGCTTTCCTAATTAGGAAATTGAGTTGTATCGTGATCTCCAGTGTAATACAGTTATTGACAGTTAAAaccttttttttgaaaaaaaaaatcattgatttTTGCTTCATTTCATGTTTATATGTGAAGTTTGAGCAATTGGTTGTATATTCTCCTAATTAAGGAAAATGAATTGCGATTACTCTCCTGTGTGTAATTGTGATCCCTAGTAGAACAAGTATTTTCCAGTAGATTTACTTCATTTGTAATACAGTTATTGGCAGTTCAAGCACTAGTTTTCAATAGTTCATCAATTTTTTGCTTCATTACATGTTTATATGTGAAGTTGAGCAATTGGTTGGGTATTTTTGTAATTGGGAAAATTGAATATGCGATCACACTCCTGTGTGTATCATGATCCCTAGTAGAACAAGTATTTTTCAgtagatttaattaatttgtcatACAACTACTGGCAGTTCAATCACTATTTTTCAATATCTCATCAGTTTTTGCTACATTACATGTTTGTGTGTGATTTGAAGAAATTGGTTGGTATTTTGGTAATTAGGGGAAGTGAACTGGTCTGCTTCTCTGTGTATTGTGATACTGATCCCTATTAGAATTTCGCTTTCTCAGTGGATTTAGTTCGTGTGTAATACATAATAACAGTTCAATGTGTTCCTGTAATAATTTTGAGTGATTTGTTTGGTATTTTGGCAGTGAGGTGAGTTGAGTTGCAGTCACGGTTTCTCTGTGTATCATGATCTGTAGTAGAATTTGTATCTTTTATCAGATGTTCATTTATTTCTCAACCAATGAAGCctaattttcattttctgttTGTGTGTTAATATTAAGTAACTTGTTTGGTATTTTGGTGATTAGGTGAGTTGAATTTGCAATAGTTCCTTCTCCCTATATTTCTTGATCCTAGTGAGATGTGTATTTTTGGTTGGATACATCTTATTTGTGATACAATCTTAAATAAACAGAGTCCCAATTTCGTATCTCATCGATATTCTGATTCATTACACGTTTTTGTCTGTTAATTTTGCAATTTTCTTAGGTATTATGATATAGAAAAATTGAATTGCAATCGTTGGTTCCCTGAGTATTGTGGTTTCTAGTAGATGATTTAAGACCTAATAGTTAATATCTTGTCGAATTATTGCTTCATTAGAGTTTTGGGTGACTTTGAGTGTTGACTGGATATCTTTTGTGATAAGGTGAATTGAATTGCAGGCACtattttttcgtgtgtattgTGATCCTTGTAGTATGTTTATTTTTGAGTGGATTTAGTTTATTAGtaatacaattataaaaaattcaagCCATAATATTCCACATCTCGTTTTTTGCTTCATTATTCGTCCTATTTTCAGATTTTGTGATATTGATCAACACTATTATACTTCATTACATGCGCGTGTGCTAATTTTGAGCAATCTCTTATGCATTTTGGTAGtcaaatcaattttaaatcACAGCTTTTGTATGTTTATCACAATCTTTAGTagattgtgttttttttcttgtcCTGATTGATCTGATATTGACTAATATTGTAAAGTGCTCATGCATGTTTTTGTGTGATTATTTTGAGTAATTTGTTTGGTATTTTTTGGTTATCAGGTGAATTGAAATTGCAAGCGCTTGTATCTCTCTGAGTATTGTGATCTCTAGAAGATCGCGTTTTTGTTTCAGAGCTGTGATTTTCTGTTTTAGAGTTTCTTGTCAAGTTGAGTTGAAGTTGTTGCATTGAACGCTAGAATGGAAGGTAACAAGGATGAGGCTTTAAGGTGCATTGGTATTGCCAAGGAGGCAATTGCAACTGGCAATAAGCAGAAAGCACTCAAGTTTATCAGAATTGCACGGCGCCTTAACAATGATCTATCTGTGGAAGATCTTTTGGCTGCTTGTGAAAATCTGGAGTCATCAACTCCTGAGTCCTCAAGTGAGGTtagaaatgttgaaaatatgaaaaatgacaCGAGTCGTGTTAAGTCTGATGAGGTATCCGATGGGGAGAGGAACTATACTGACAAACATGTGCAGTTGATTAGGCAAATTAAGACTAAGAAGGACTATTACGCGATTCTTGGTCTAGAGAAGGGTTGTTCAGTTGAGGAGATTAGGAAGTCATACAGGAAACTGTCATTGAAAGTTCATCCCGACAAAAATAAGGCTCCAGGCTCTGAAGAGGCATTTAAGAAAGTATCCAAGGCATTTAAGTGTTTGAGTGATGATGATTCAAGGAGGCAGTATGACCAGACAGGTTTGGCTGAGGATTTCGAGTATAATCAACAGCATAATGTTAGGCGCAGGAGGAGAACTGGGCACAGCtattatgatgatgattttgatCCTGATGAGATTTTCAGAGCGTTTTTTGGTCGTTCCGATATGTTTAGGACAGCTCATGTTTACAGGACAAGAACAAATGCTGCTCCCCAGAGAGAGGATTTAGGTTCCACTGGGCCCAACTTCCTTCTCCTCCTTCAGTTATTGCCATTTTTAATCATCATCTTACTTGCTTATCTTCCTTTCTCGGAGCCTGAGTATTCTTTGCAGAAGAACTACCAATATCAGTTTAGGAAGATGACCGAAGAACATGGAGTAGAATATTTTGTTAAATCGCATGAATTTGATCAGAAGTATCCTCTTGGTAGTCCTGATCGAGATAACATTGAAGACCATGTTATTAGGGATTACAAAAATATGCTTGGTCGTTACTGTCATATAGAACTCCAGAGGCGACAATGGAACAGGAAGTACCCAACTCCTCACTGTGATAGGCTTCAAACTTTTGGAGTAGCATGAGGTTAGCTAAGTTTCATTTCACTTGTATGTTTTTTTCCTATTGAAAAACCTTTCCTGCTGTACtgaatttattgaattttatcaaAATCAGTATAAAATTCTGGGAAGTTTTATGTCATCCTTAGGACCTAAACTAGTCAATATTCATTCAACATATTACACAATTAGTGTACTACCAGGGATCAATTTGTATCTATGGCACCCAAAATTATTGTGACTTTTATTTAGTTCATCCCCAGCCTCACAGGTATATAGAAGTATGCATTACCACAAGAAGATATATTTTGCATTGAGATTCAGAAATGGAAGTTGGAGAGAAATAAAGTTCTCTGATGTATTCAAGataaagagagaaataaacttTCCATCCactctaaaatataaaaaatcgaTGCAACATAGCTGTCATTGGTCCTCGCCCACCCGAAGCTCCTGTCTCAGTCACTGGCCCTAGCTCAGACCTACCACTGAAGTACTTCTCGTCTAGCATTGCTAATTTTTAAGCAAATCTTAGTACTCttcaaaatatatgtttgaggGTGTTTGAGGTCTTACAACATGAGCTAACCTTTATGTATTCCGGACTCCCATATGAAAGTGATAATTTTGACCATTCATATTTTTAAGGCATGGCATGATTTTTAGAAATTCGTTCTGTGGGGAGAGTGAAGGGAACGGGGGAATATGAAGGTAATTTCTtgactatctttttttttttgtttacatatCATTCTCCCCCTTAACTTATTTGGACTAAGGCGTAATAGTTGTTGTTTGCCatatcattttctttcaagaGTTATTGTATGTCATTTCCATTTTCTCCCCTTAAACTTACATGTGTATGGTGGATGTCAACTTTACCATGTATAAGTGTAAGGATCAATCATGAGTTAAGCATAAagtaacttatttattttatgtggtTGCTCTCCTTCAACTACCTCATGTATCTCTTTGGAGCAATACAATGATATGGATTGTTTGCTGGGTTGACAGTTATGATGTATGTATTTGGTTGGTCCCATTTTGGGTTTGAGGCATAAATTCATTTTGTTTTCTGTGTTTGCACTATTTCAAGTTTTAACCACCTAACTTATCTCCCTGTGAAGATAGGTGATATAGATGGTATGAGACATGAGTTATGTCCTTTTGTGAATGAACAATCCATAGCAACCCAACATTTTTCTTAACATAGACTTTCtctgaaaaatattataatttggAGTCTTCTTATCATGTTTGAGTTCTTGCTAATCCAATATTTTCTCTGAACTGCTCGAAGCTTTATATCGACACTCATTCTCTAGTATCCTATTTTATCTGTCATGATATTTTTAAGGGGCTGTATTAAGGAATTTACTGTACTGACAACACAGTTCTTCACGTTGATGGTGGTAGTGCTACAAGAGgggcataatttttttttgttttttccccTAATTGAATGCTTTCTTTTTCCTTATCTTTTTTTCCCATAAAAGATTTGTTCTAGCTCATCTGTGGAGAGGGGTGGGGAAACATAAGTCATCTTTAGTTCTTGCGCCCTTTTGTTTTCTAAGTGGAAGACATGGTGGAAGGATAGGTTGACGTCAGTGGGCTGGATTATATTCTGGGCCTGGGCAATGCAGCTTCTTTTTGAAACTCGTCGCTCTTTATCCTTGATCCTGAATGCCTGAAAGATGACTGACTGAAGCCTAGTTTAATAGAATCTTTTTTAAAGCTGTATCTGGAATGTTAAAAAATTTGTTTGTATTGCTTATAACTGTAAGATCTTAATTTCCTAACTATGATTGTTTCCGTATATTTTAGCTGTATTTCAGGTCTTCTTGTTGCATATTATCAAACTTTGCAGATTAGTTTGTCGGcagttctcttttatatagtgATGACTTTGTGGATTTGATGTCTTAGATAGTTTTTTCCCCGAGGCTTAGCTTCTTGCTATGTGCAATTTTTGGAGCAAATGCTGCACCATCTTGTATTTCATGCACATCTGAATGACATCTACTAGTGTACACGAATATGTACAGAGAAAcccttcccacttccaagttaTTTCAGATTCTTTTAGTGCAAAAAGTAGCCTAAAATGTTGTGATTTCTCTATTTGAGGTATTGATGCAATTACGTAAAGATCTTCCCCAATACTTAGTAGCAGGCTCTGAATAGATAGAATTGCAGCTCAATTATTATCGTGTGCAAATCGAAAGTCAAGGCAtgatatatattcatataaCCTTTCTACATATTACCCTAATGCTCAAATATCAACGGGGACTGCCAGTAATTTTGCTACTTTTTGCTCTATTGATCTTGCAGGTCTGTTGACTATAGATGGGATGAAGCTTTCTGGTGCTAGTTGGACATTTTTGTATGCCAAGAAAAGGCTTGGTTTGGCAGATAAGGCAAGTAATGAAGCTTTGTTTCCACAAGTTTTGACCTACCATCGTTCTCGTATTGTTATGGATGTTTGTTCACTTTCCAACACCCATCTTAATGACCAAGAAAGAATCGAGGCTGCTGACACCTTATTTACACTTCCCTTTTCGCAGTATTGTTATTTTTGCAGTGCTCGGTACTCCCATCTATTAATCGCTTCCATAACCTGCTAATACAGCTGGTTAGTTGCAGGAAAAACTGAAAGGAATGCAAATATGATGAAATAAGCTTTTAACATATTTTCCAGTGCTTTATAATACTTTGCTTCCGAGATAGATACCTTGTAATCTTGTATACTATAGCTAGTCGTATGCATATTTCAGACTGTTAAACT
Proteins encoded in this region:
- the LOC125861968 gene encoding chaperone protein dnaJ 49-like; translated protein: MEGNKDEALRCIGIAKEAIATGNKQKALKFIRIARRLNNDLSVEDLLAACENLESSTPESSSEVRNVENMKNDTSRVKSDEVSDGERNYTDKHVQLIRQIKTKKDYYAILGLEKGCSVEEIRKSYRKLSLKVHPDKNKAPGSEEAFKKVSKAFKCLSDDDSRRQYDQTGLAEDFEYNQQHNVRRRRRTGHSYYDDDFDPDEIFRAFFGRSDMFRTAHVYRTRTNAAPQREDLGSTGPNFLLLLQLLPFLIIILLAYLPFSEPEYSLQKNYQYQFRKMTEEHGVEYFVKSHEFDQKYPLGSPDRDNIEDHVIRDYKNMLGRYCHIELQRRQWNRKYPTPHCDRLQTFGVA